From the Streptomyces nigrescens genome, one window contains:
- a CDS encoding LacI family DNA-binding transcriptional regulator, producing the protein MTAAGKHQVSRSTGRRLGRAGIRDVAAAAGVSITTVSDALNGKGRLPDATRSHVREVADRLGYRPSAAARTLRTGKSGLLGLTVTTYGDEPFTFTEFAYFAEMARAATSAALARGYALVILPATSRHDVWSNVALDGTVVIDPADGDPVVTELVRHGIPVVSDGRPGGALPVTGWVDNDHEAAVLGLLDHLADAGARRIGLLTGNTTDTYTRLSTTAYLHWCERVGQDPVYESYPAHDPCAGAVAADRLLARPDRPDAVYGLFDPNGTDLLAAARRYGLRVPEDLLLVCCSESTLYAATEPPVTTLSLKPRRIGTAVIQILIDAIEGLDNGRPIEQVIPTDLIVRASSQRRSPRTTVSPPRGPTCD; encoded by the coding sequence ATGACAGCAGCAGGGAAGCACCAGGTGAGCCGGTCGACCGGTCGCCGGCTGGGGCGGGCGGGCATCCGGGACGTGGCCGCCGCAGCCGGTGTGTCGATCACGACTGTCTCCGACGCGCTCAACGGCAAGGGCCGGCTTCCGGATGCCACCCGTAGCCATGTCCGCGAGGTGGCCGACCGGCTGGGCTACCGCCCGTCCGCAGCCGCCCGCACCCTCCGTACCGGCAAGTCAGGGCTCCTCGGCCTGACCGTGACCACGTACGGGGACGAACCTTTCACCTTCACCGAATTCGCCTACTTCGCGGAGATGGCCAGAGCCGCCACCTCCGCGGCCCTGGCCCGCGGCTATGCGCTGGTCATCCTCCCGGCGACCTCCCGTCACGACGTGTGGTCCAACGTCGCTCTCGACGGCACCGTCGTCATCGACCCCGCCGACGGCGACCCCGTCGTCACCGAACTCGTCCGGCACGGCATCCCCGTCGTCTCCGACGGCCGCCCCGGCGGCGCACTGCCCGTCACCGGCTGGGTCGACAACGACCACGAGGCGGCCGTCCTCGGTCTGCTCGACCATCTCGCCGACGCCGGCGCCCGCCGCATCGGGCTCCTCACGGGCAACACCACCGACACCTACACCCGCCTGTCGACCACCGCCTATCTGCACTGGTGCGAGCGGGTCGGCCAGGATCCGGTGTACGAGTCCTACCCGGCCCACGACCCGTGCGCGGGGGCCGTCGCCGCCGACCGGCTCTTGGCCCGCCCGGACCGCCCGGACGCCGTCTACGGGCTCTTCGACCCCAATGGCACGGACCTGCTGGCCGCCGCCCGGCGCTACGGTCTGCGGGTGCCGGAGGACCTGCTGCTGGTCTGCTGCAGCGAGTCCACCCTCTACGCCGCCACCGAACCGCCGGTCACCACACTCTCCCTCAAACCGCGCCGTATCGGCACCGCCGTCATCCAGATCCTCATCGACGCCATCGAAGGACTGGACAACGGCCGGCCCATCGAACAGGTGATACCTACCGACCTCATCGTCCGTGCCTCGTCCCAACGACGCTCACCGAGAACGACCGTCAGC